The DNA region CGATAGGCAATACCATTCATGATGAGCACCACACCATAAAAGAAAACCGGCCATTGGGTGAGGTGGGTCTCTCCCATCCAACTGGTTACAAAGGGTATGAGCGATAACCAGAACAGCAGATGCAAATTAGCCCACAATATTTTACCATTTACCGACCGTACAGCCTGCATCGTATGGTGATGATTATTCCAGTAAATACCCACATAAACAAAGCTGAGCAGGTAACTTAGAAAAACAGGGATAAGCGGCTTCAAATCCTCCAGGCTTTCACCGTGCGGAACCTTCAACTCTAATACCATAATGGTAATAATGATGGCTATTACGCCATCACTAAATGCTTCCAGTCTGCCTTTACCTAATGCCATGGGCTAAATATAGCATTATTTGGCAAAAGCCTTATAACGCTGCATAGCCTCAACAAAGTAATAATCGGCATAAGTTAAAGGTACGTCAACTTCGGTACCTGCCGGAAAATGGCCTACACTGTGTTTCAAAATGAACCCGCCATTGGTGTTCAAATCTGCTTTATATGCTGGTGCCGACAGGTTTTTTATAATGGTTTGAGCTGTATTAAAATACTCCCGGCCATCCTTTTTATCAACATAACGGCAAAGTTCAAGCAAGGCCGAGGCCATAACTGATGCCGCAGAAGCATCGCGCAACGCATTGGGGATGTTTGGTGCATTATAATCCCAGTAAGGTATTTTATCGGCAGGCAGGTTTGGATTTGTCAATATAAAATGAGCTATATTTTTTGCCTGCTCAAGGTATTTTTTATCCTTAGTTTCGCGGTACATAACTGTATAGCCATATAAGCCCCATGATTGTCCCCTTGCCCATGCCGACTCATTAGCAAAGCCTTGCGCGGTTTTCTTTTCCTTTACGGCTCCTGTTTGTTCATCGTAATTAATTACGTGATACGAGCTAAAATCTGGGCGGAAGTGGTTTTTCATAGTGGTGTTAGCATGGGTAACCGCTATTTTATAAAAACTCGAATCGCCGGTTGCCTTGGTAGCATAAAACAAGAGTTCAAGGTTCATCATATTGTCAATGATCACCAAAAAATCATTAGCCTTTGAATTCCATGAACGGATACAGCCAACCGTTGGGTTAAACCTGGTTGAAAGTGATTTGGCACTATTAATCAGAATTTCTTTGTACTCAGGTTTCGGCTCAAGATGGTTTGCTGTACCGAAGCTGCAATACATCATAAAGCCGAGGTCATGCGTCCCTTTATTATATTGTTCTTTTTCGAGGCCTTTCAAGTTTTCATTAGCCTGGTTAAGCAGCTCAGCATCTTTAGTTTGCTGATATAGATTTAGTAATGTACCTGAATAAAAACCACTGCACCACCAGCTGCTATTGCTTGTTTCAAACTTGTCGGTAGTAGGGTGATACGTTTTTGGGAACTGCTCAGGTCCAAATTGTTTGGCCATGTACTTATATTGTACATCCGCATCAGCAAAGTTTTTTTTGATGATTGCCAATACAGCCTTTTGGGGTTTAAAACTATTTTGCGAAAAAGAATTGAGGCTCAGCGCTAATAAACATGCAGTAATTGTTGATTTGTACAGGTGTTTAAATTTCATAGACTATAAATAACTGGTTAAAGTGCTTATGCAGGGCACATTTCAAGTTATAAAAGTGCAGATTTTGGTTCAATAAAAACAAGCACCGGACAGCCATTTGACTATATATTTCTACTACATCGATGTAGTTAGGGCGATTTTTTGCAGTTGAAGACTTACGAAGTTTAAAAACTTTGCAAGTCCGGACAGAGAGCGCATAAATCCCTCACCATAGTTCTTAGTTAAAAGCCGTTACAACAAGATTTTTATAAGCACCCTGGGGGCAGTTGCCGTGCCAGTAACCTACCGCACCGCTTTTCAATGATGGATCAAGCGGGGTGTACACCATAGCCGGCTTCGGGGCATTATCCACATACACCTCCATTTTGCTGCCCCGAACCACCACTTTAACATGAAACCATTTATTTTGCGGAATTATGGCTTTAGCCTGGTATTTTGTTGCCTCATAGTCCCACCAGTTAAACTCGGCCTTTTTTTCGGGCATGTACTGGATGGCATTAATGGTACCAGATGCCCCCGGCCTGAAATAAACTGTTTCGTAATTATGGGCATCCCGGATATGAAAAGCCAAACCGACAAAGCCTCCTTTAGGATTTACACAAGCTACATCCATTTCAATAATCCCATCCTTGAAATTTAAACCCGGCTTATACGCTAAACTGGCAGATTTGTAGTCGCCGATTTTCCGTTTGATGAGCAACGCCTTTTGCCCCTGGAAAGTGCCCAGCTCATAGCCAAGCGTATCGTTTTTAGGGATGATCCATTGTTTAGGGTTTACAACCGAAAGGTTGTAAACCTGGTGCTTTTGCTGTGCCTGTGTTTTTACGGCAGCAAACAGCGTTAACATTAAGACTAATTTTTTCATGATGATGGTTGATTTATACTTATTGAGTAACAACAAGGTTGGCAAAATCGCCCGGCAGGCCGGACGACCAAAGGCCAACGAGCCCGTTTTGCCGGTTATTCAGTTTTTTTACAGTAAGCGATGGTTGATCGGAATGGTCAACATACACAATAATATCATTGGCATTAACTACAATGCGCGCATGAAACCAGGCCTCGGCCAAAGGAAATGGATTTACGGCATTTTCATAAACCAGCGGATGTTCCTTACGGAGTTTATCCCAGGGAAAATCCGGCTCGCTAATGTATTGTACCGTATGTTTGCGGCGAAGCGTATCTGTGCTTTGAAAATTAAAAGGGCGAAAATAAATAACGTCATTGGTTGTAGTATCAACCCCGTGAAAAGCTATGCCTAAAAAGCTTTCCTGAAAAACATCTCTGCCGCGCAAATCGATATCAATAGTACCTGTTTTAAAATCCACATCCTTAAGCCATAAAATACCATCTAATGTTAGGCCTTGTTTACTGCCGCCGGTAAGTTCTTTAACAGTTTGGCGGGGATAGGCTTTCACCAGTTTATTTTCCTTCAGCAATTGGTTAATATCATATGTAACTTTTTTTTGCTGGCTGTAACAAAAGCCGCTACCGAGCGTCATGCTTAGTGTGGCAAACAATAAAATCTTGTTGTTCATGGGTTTTGATTTAACTTTAATCAAAACTTGCAAATTGTCATTACAAATAAAGCACGGGCGGTATTTCAAGTTAAGTTCAAGTTTGTTCAAAGCATTTTAGGGATTTTTAAACCACATTATTACCTGTAGATCAAATGGAAAAGGAAAAACAATTGCTTTTGCTATGCCGGCAGCTTATCGAGCGAACTTTAAACTGGGGCGATAGCAGTATTTGGGGCAATGATGATTTTGAGCAACTCAGCCAGCAGATCTTTGATAAAACACGGGTACAGCTCAGTGTATCAACCCTGAAAAGGATCTGGGGTAAGGTGCGTTACGAAAGCTTCCCCAATGCAGCGACGCTGAACGCTCTTGCCCGTTTCCTCGACTACACCAGCTGGCGCGATTTCAGGCAGCACCACCAGGTTAACGGCATAATTGAACAGCCGGTTAAAATAAATGATTCAGATACCGCAGTTGTGGTTCCTCTTCCCAAACCCGGTTTACAGTATATATGGCTTGGCAGCGCATTGCTGCTGGTATTGGGTGCATTGTTTTTCATGAGCAGCAAGCGCAATAAACCAATTGATCCCGGCTCAATAAAGTTCACGAGCAAAAAAGTTTCTGACGATTTGCCCAACTCGGTCGTATTTAATTATGATGCCTCAGCATTTCATTCGGATAGCGTTTTTATTCAGCAATCGTGGGACCCGAATCGCCGCGAACAGGTGCCCGGTGACGGCAAACAGTATACCTCTATCTATTATGATCCCGGTTATTTTATAGCTAAGCTCATTGTAGACAAACATGTGCGGAAGGAAACATCGGTATTTATTAAAACCAAGGGCTGGAAAGGCATCCTTGATCACCAACCGATACCTGTTTATCTTTCGCCGGAAGAAATTAAAGGGCAGGGCTTTATGGGAATTACAGCAGATGTCATGGAGCAAAAATCAGGAACACCTGTTTTTAACAATACCAGGGTAAAGTTTGCCAACATTCGCGAATTTCCGGGAATTAACGCAGATAATTTCACTATGGATTGCACCCTGCGCAATACCTCAACACCCGGCCAATCGGCTTGCGCCAAAGCCGACCTTACCATTTTAGGTAACGGCACCGCCATTGTGATCCCTATAGTAAACAAAGGATGCATCGCCGATATGGGCATTTTAACCGGTGAAGAATGGGTTGATGGAAAAAACCATGACCTGAGCGCCTTTGGTACAGACATGTCGCAATTTCAAAACCTGCGTTGTTCGGTAAAAGACCACTACCTGAAAATATATCTTAACAACAAACAGATCTTTGAATTTAAACAGGCTCACACCATGGGCCGCATTGTAGGTATCCGTTTTGAATTTGAAGGGCCGGGGGAGGTTAAGCAATATAAATTGGAAACGCCGGGAGGAGCGGTTTATGAGGAGCAGTTTTAGGAAAGGCCGCTCGCGACCGTCAACTAAAAGACCTTAAACAACGTCATTGTTTCATACCTTATAATGACGTTGTTTTAATGTGGGTGATTATCCCTAATTTACCGAATTATCCTCTACCTTAATATCATAACCCTGTACAAGCAGATCACTCACGCTCGTGATAAACGGTTTAACAAATTGCTCAATCTTAGCATAACCTTCCTGAACAGCATCTTCATTCTGCGGGTCAAAAACAATCTCATCCAAATTACTGATCACCTTATTATCGCCATGATGTACATCGGCGATTAAAAAGATGCCATTTGTATCGCTCTTATGATCGGGATGGTTAGGTTCTGTTTGAGCGTTGATAGCAAACACCAGCCCGTAATCGTCATCGGAGATATTTTTTAAAACAGTGATCTCCAGCACAAGGCAAAAAGCACCATTATCGCTATAACATTGCTGCGTGTACTGGCATTTGATCAGATCCTGAAAATCATTTTCGGCTTTTAACCGTATCTGTTCGTACAAATCAAAAACTGCTTCAAATAAATCCATAATGAGGTGTTAGTCGGTTAATCCAAAACAAACATAACTATCTCCCGACTTACTTCCAATTTTTCCACCGCCACAGGCAATAACTACGTACTGTTTACCATCAATTGAATAAGTTGCCGGGGTAGCATAACCCGCCGCCGGCAAATTAGCTTCCCAAACCACTTTGCCGGTACGTTTATCAAACGCACGGATCTTTTCATCTTTGGTTGCTGCAATAAATACCAGGCCACCCTTGGTCACCACCGGCCCGCCATAGTTTTCGGTGCCGGTTAGGGGGATTCCTTTTTTGGTTAACTCAGCATACTCACCCAGCGGCACTTTCCAAAGCAATTTGCCCGATGTAAGGTCGATAGCGTTAAGTGTACCCCACGGCGGTTTTATACCGGGATAGCCATCCTTATCTAAAAAACGGTTATAACCATTCATGGTATAAGGTACTTCGTCAACCATTTTCTTTTCAGAGGCCGAGCTGGCGGCGCGATTGCCGGTTGGCTCTTTGGCTACTTCTTTCGCCGCCTTAGTTTCCGGGATATTGAGCAGGAAAGCAAGCAGGTTCTTTTTATCCGCAGGCGAAATTTGTTTAAATGATGGCATCATATTGCGGCCGGCGGCAATAATACTGCTCACCTGATCGGCAGTATACTTTTTGCCGATGTTTACCAACGATGGATAAGAGGCGCCATTTCCCTTCCGTTCGGCACCGTGACAGCCGATGCAATTCGTATTATATACCACATGTCCCAATGCCTGCGGCGAATGATCGTTAGTGTCGGTTTTAGGTACATCGATCATTACCTGCGCCCATGGCATTTCTGAACAGTTTACGTATAGTATCTTACTTTCAGGATCAACAGCAGCGCCGCCCCACTCACCCCCACCGTCAAAACCGGGGAAGATCCACCCTCCCTCCTTGCTTGGCGGGGTAAACATGATCCGGTTTTTAACCTGGTTATATTTGGCGATCATTTCCCGGTGCACTTCGGGCGTACGGTCGGTAACATCTTCGGGATTAAACATTTGCCGGGCGAAAGGTTTCGGCAAAGCTGGGATGGGTTGCGTAGGCCAAACTTCTTCGCCGGGCAGGGCTTTGGTTGGGACAGGTGTTTCCACTATCGGGAATATAGGTTTACCATTCGTTCTGTCGAACATAAATACATAACCATGCTTGGTGATTTGTGTTACAGCATCAATTTTTTTACCTTCCTTAACAATTGTTACCAGGTTTGGATTAGCAGGCAGGTCACGGTCCCACAGGTCGTGATGCACAAACTGGTAATACCATTTCAGCTTACCTGTAGCTGCATCAAGTGCCAGCAATGAATTGGCAAACAGGTTTTGCCCTTTCCTGAACCCTCCATAAAAATCACCGCCTACCGAGCCGGTTGGAATGTACACAGTCCCTCGCTTTTCATCCAAAGCCATACCCGCCCAATTATTGGCCCCACCAAATTTCTTATAAGCTGCTGTGTCTTTCCAGGTACTGTAACCTGTTTCGCCGGGATGCGGTATGGTATGAAAGATCCATTTTAACTTTCCTGTACGTGCATCGTAAGCACGCACATGTCCAGGAGCCGCATCGGCTGATTCCGATACACGATCACCAACAATCAATACATCTTTATAAACCACGCCGGGCGTAGTTCCTGCGACAAATGATTTGGTATCCCTGTCTAAATTCTTAGTAAGGTCGAGATAGCCACCCTTGCCAAATGAGCGCACCGGAGTGCCGTTTTCGGCATCAATAGCCCAGGTTTTAGCACCCACGCTGTAGAAAATCCTCTTTTCGCCGCCATTATCATTTTGCCAGTATATTACTCCGCGGCTCACTTTATAATAAGCCATCGGGTCGCCGTTATTGGTGGTATCATCCTTTGCGGGGTCAAACAGCCATTTTTGCAGGCCTGTAGCAGCATTCAGCGCAAACAGCTTCAATTTAGGACTGGTACCATACAAAATACCATCAACCATAATTGGGTTGCATTGATTTTGG from Mucilaginibacter sp. SJ includes:
- a CDS encoding glycoside hydrolase family 88 protein, yielding MKFKHLYKSTITACLLALSLNSFSQNSFKPQKAVLAIIKKNFADADVQYKYMAKQFGPEQFPKTYHPTTDKFETSNSSWWCSGFYSGTLLNLYQQTKDAELLNQANENLKGLEKEQYNKGTHDLGFMMYCSFGTANHLEPKPEYKEILINSAKSLSTRFNPTVGCIRSWNSKANDFLVIIDNMMNLELLFYATKATGDSSFYKIAVTHANTTMKNHFRPDFSSYHVINYDEQTGAVKEKKTAQGFANESAWARGQSWGLYGYTVMYRETKDKKYLEQAKNIAHFILTNPNLPADKIPYWDYNAPNIPNALRDASAASVMASALLELCRYVDKKDGREYFNTAQTIIKNLSAPAYKADLNTNGGFILKHSVGHFPAGTEVDVPLTYADYYFVEAMQRYKAFAK
- a CDS encoding outer membrane protein assembly factor BamB family protein, whose amino-acid sequence is MINVRHFIAMCFVAGIYASCKNQQGNQNSNYSGWPAYAGSKEGLRYSSNDEITLNNVNKLKVMWTFGTGDKDTANRSQNQCNPIMVDGILYGTSPKLKLFALNAATGLQKWLFDPAKDDTTNNGDPMAYYKVSRGVIYWQNDNGGEKRIFYSVGAKTWAIDAENGTPVRSFGKGGYLDLTKNLDRDTKSFVAGTTPGVVYKDVLIVGDRVSESADAAPGHVRAYDARTGKLKWIFHTIPHPGETGYSTWKDTAAYKKFGGANNWAGMALDEKRGTVYIPTGSVGGDFYGGFRKGQNLFANSLLALDAATGKLKWYYQFVHHDLWDRDLPANPNLVTIVKEGKKIDAVTQITKHGYVFMFDRTNGKPIFPIVETPVPTKALPGEEVWPTQPIPALPKPFARQMFNPEDVTDRTPEVHREMIAKYNQVKNRIMFTPPSKEGGWIFPGFDGGGEWGGAAVDPESKILYVNCSEMPWAQVMIDVPKTDTNDHSPQALGHVVYNTNCIGCHGAERKGNGASYPSLVNIGKKYTADQVSSIIAAGRNMMPSFKQISPADKKNLLAFLLNIPETKAAKEVAKEPTGNRAASSASEKKMVDEVPYTMNGYNRFLDKDGYPGIKPPWGTLNAIDLTSGKLLWKVPLGEYAELTKKGIPLTGTENYGGPVVTKGGLVFIAATKDEKIRAFDKRTGKVVWEANLPAAGYATPATYSIDGKQYVVIACGGGKIGSKSGDSYVCFGLTD
- a CDS encoding TMEM175 family protein, with amino-acid sequence MALGKGRLEAFSDGVIAIIITIMVLELKVPHGESLEDLKPLIPVFLSYLLSFVYVGIYWNNHHHTMQAVRSVNGKILWANLHLLFWLSLIPFVTSWMGETHLTQWPVFFYGVVLIMNGIAYRILALMLIKHHGEDSLIAKAFGNDFKGKVSVILYAAAILCTWLNPTISVVIYVLVAGSWFIPDKRFERLLESQ